Proteins encoded within one genomic window of Ideonella dechloratans:
- a CDS encoding GMP reductase, whose product MDIFDYDNVLLLPRKCRVESRAECDTSVEFGGRRFKLPAVPANMKTVLDERIAAWLAANGYFYVMHRFDLDNVAFARQMREAGHYVSISSGVKPADRAVIDRLAADGVGADYITIDIAHGHAESVRQMIEYIKGKLPQAFVIAGNVGTPEAVIDLENWGADATKVGIGPGKVCITRLKTGFGTGGWQLSALKWCARVATKPIIADGGIRHHGDIAKSVRFGAAMVMIGSLFAGHEESPGQTVEVDGKLYKEYYGSASDFNKGEYKHVEGKRILEPVKGKLADTLREMQEDLQSSISYAGGKQLADLKRVNYVILGGENAGEHLLM is encoded by the coding sequence ATGGACATCTTCGACTACGACAACGTTCTGCTGTTGCCACGCAAGTGCCGCGTGGAAAGCCGTGCGGAGTGCGACACCAGCGTGGAGTTCGGCGGCCGCCGCTTCAAGCTGCCCGCCGTGCCGGCCAACATGAAGACGGTGCTCGACGAGCGCATTGCCGCCTGGCTGGCCGCCAACGGCTACTTCTACGTGATGCACCGCTTCGACCTGGACAACGTGGCCTTCGCCCGCCAGATGCGCGAGGCCGGCCACTACGTGTCGATCAGCTCGGGCGTGAAGCCGGCCGACCGGGCCGTCATCGACCGCCTGGCGGCCGACGGCGTGGGTGCCGACTACATCACCATCGACATCGCCCACGGCCACGCCGAGAGCGTGCGGCAGATGATCGAGTACATCAAGGGCAAGCTGCCGCAGGCCTTCGTGATCGCCGGCAATGTGGGCACACCCGAGGCGGTGATCGACCTGGAGAACTGGGGTGCCGACGCCACCAAGGTGGGCATCGGCCCGGGCAAGGTCTGCATCACCCGGCTGAAGACCGGCTTCGGCACCGGCGGCTGGCAGCTGTCGGCGCTGAAGTGGTGCGCCCGCGTGGCCACCAAGCCCATCATCGCCGACGGGGGCATCCGTCACCACGGCGACATCGCCAAGAGCGTGCGCTTCGGCGCCGCGATGGTGATGATCGGCTCGCTGTTCGCCGGCCACGAGGAATCCCCCGGCCAGACGGTGGAAGTGGACGGCAAGCTGTACAAGGAGTACTACGGCTCGGCCTCGGACTTCAACAAGGGCGAGTACAAGCACGTCGAGGGAAAGCGCATCCTGGAGCCGGTCAAGGGCAAGCTGGCCGACACCCTGCGCGAGATGCAGGAGGACCTGCAGAGCTCGATCAGCTATGCCGGCGGCAAGCAGCTGGCCGACCTCAAGCGGGTCAACTACGTGATCCTGGGCGGTGAGAACGCGGGCGAGCACCTGCTGATGTGA
- a CDS encoding UvrD-helicase domain-containing protein, with protein MQFPDDPEAERAPSLVDTGALLRGLNPEQLAAVTLPAEPALILAGAGSGKTRVLTTRIAWLLQTGQVSPGGVMAVTFTNKAAKEMMTRLGAMLPVNVRGMWIGTFHGLCNRFLRAHWKQAGLSQTFQILDSGDSLSAVKRVIKAMNLDEERFVPKQVAWFIASCKEDGMRPGDVPVHDGQTQKMAEIYQAYQDQCEREGVVDFAELLLRTYELMRDDAMLREHYQRRFRHILVDEFQDTNRLQYLWLKMFAGPHTAVLAVGDDDQSIYAFRGAQVGNMSDFEREFRVKKVIKLERNYRSYGNILDAANALIAHNSRRLGKNLRTESGPGEPVRVQENASDFNEAQWVLEEAQQLHRGGMARHEIAILYRSNAQSRVIESALFNAGIPYRVYGGMRFFERAEIKHALAYLRLIENCHDDTSYLRVVNFPTRGIGARTLEQLQDAARQTGRSLWQSVGAVGGKGGANLAGFNALIDGMRNETQGLTLREIIEHMLHRSGLIDFYRTEKEGADRIENLEELVTAAEAFVTQEGFGKDAVALPVDELGPGSIAAPRSPDVPEAPAPVDLTPDAETGEIMSPLAAFLTHAALEAGDNQAQAGQDAIQLMTVHSAKGLEFDAVFITGLEEGLFPHENALSDADGLEEERRLMYVAITRARQRLYLSFSQTRMLHGQTRYNVKSRFLDELPESALKWLTPRTQGFGSGFARDYQAAWQRGSGLGSMVGAGRRNAGWQAPAEPPVPAAMKAAAAEAAGHGFKVGQSVFHAKFGEGVVVTLEGSGPDARAQVNFGRHGAKWLALSIAKLTPID; from the coding sequence ATGCAATTCCCGGATGATCCGGAGGCCGAACGCGCCCCGTCCCTGGTGGACACGGGCGCGCTGCTGCGTGGCCTCAACCCCGAACAACTGGCCGCGGTGACCCTGCCGGCCGAGCCCGCCCTGATCCTGGCTGGTGCCGGCTCGGGCAAGACCCGCGTGCTGACCACCCGCATCGCCTGGCTGCTGCAGACCGGGCAGGTCTCGCCCGGCGGCGTGATGGCCGTGACCTTCACCAACAAGGCGGCCAAGGAAATGATGACCCGCCTGGGCGCCATGCTGCCGGTGAATGTGCGCGGCATGTGGATCGGCACCTTCCACGGCCTGTGCAACCGCTTCCTGCGGGCGCACTGGAAGCAGGCCGGCCTGTCGCAGACCTTCCAGATCCTGGACAGCGGCGACAGCTTGTCGGCGGTCAAGCGTGTCATCAAGGCCATGAACCTGGACGAGGAGCGCTTCGTGCCCAAGCAGGTGGCCTGGTTCATCGCCAGCTGCAAGGAAGACGGCATGCGCCCCGGGGACGTGCCGGTGCACGACGGCCAGACCCAGAAGATGGCCGAGATCTACCAGGCCTACCAGGACCAGTGCGAGCGCGAGGGCGTGGTCGACTTCGCCGAACTGCTGCTGCGCACCTACGAGCTGATGCGCGACGACGCGATGCTGCGCGAGCACTACCAGCGGCGCTTCCGGCACATCCTGGTCGACGAGTTCCAGGACACCAACCGGCTCCAGTACCTGTGGCTCAAGATGTTCGCCGGCCCGCACACCGCGGTGCTGGCGGTCGGCGACGACGACCAGAGCATCTACGCCTTCCGCGGCGCCCAGGTGGGCAACATGAGCGACTTCGAGCGCGAGTTCCGCGTGAAGAAGGTCATCAAGCTCGAGCGCAACTACCGCAGCTACGGCAACATCCTGGACGCGGCCAACGCGCTGATCGCCCACAACAGCCGGCGCCTGGGCAAGAACCTGCGCACCGAATCGGGGCCTGGCGAGCCCGTGCGGGTGCAGGAGAACGCCAGCGACTTCAACGAGGCCCAGTGGGTGCTGGAGGAAGCCCAGCAACTGCACCGCGGCGGCATGGCGCGCCACGAGATCGCCATCCTGTACCGCAGCAACGCCCAGTCTCGGGTGATCGAATCGGCGCTGTTCAATGCCGGCATCCCCTACCGCGTCTATGGCGGCATGCGCTTCTTCGAGCGGGCGGAAATCAAGCACGCGCTGGCCTATCTGCGCCTGATCGAGAACTGTCACGACGACACCAGCTACCTGCGGGTGGTCAATTTCCCCACCCGCGGCATCGGCGCCCGCACGCTGGAACAGCTGCAGGACGCCGCCCGCCAGACCGGCCGCAGCCTGTGGCAGAGCGTGGGCGCGGTGGGCGGCAAGGGCGGCGCCAACCTGGCGGGCTTCAATGCGCTGATCGACGGCATGCGCAACGAGACCCAGGGCCTGACGCTGCGCGAGATCATCGAGCACATGCTGCACCGCTCCGGGCTGATCGATTTCTACCGCACCGAGAAGGAAGGCGCCGACCGCATCGAGAACCTGGAGGAACTGGTCACCGCGGCCGAGGCCTTCGTCACCCAGGAGGGCTTCGGCAAGGACGCCGTGGCCCTGCCGGTGGACGAACTGGGCCCGGGCAGCATCGCCGCGCCGCGCTCGCCCGACGTGCCGGAGGCGCCGGCCCCGGTGGATCTGACGCCCGACGCCGAAACCGGCGAGATCATGAGCCCGCTGGCAGCCTTCCTCACCCATGCAGCGCTGGAAGCCGGCGACAACCAGGCCCAGGCCGGCCAGGATGCCATCCAGCTGATGACCGTGCACTCGGCCAAGGGCCTGGAGTTCGACGCCGTGTTCATCACCGGGCTGGAAGAGGGCCTGTTCCCGCACGAGAACGCGCTGTCCGACGCCGACGGCCTGGAAGAGGAGCGGAGGCTGATGTACGTGGCCATCACCCGGGCCCGCCAGCGCCTGTACCTCAGCTTCAGCCAGACCCGGATGCTGCACGGCCAGACCCGCTACAACGTCAAGAGCCGCTTTCTGGATGAACTGCCCGAGAGCGCCCTGAAATGGCTCACGCCCCGCACCCAGGGCTTTGGCTCGGGTTTTGCAAGGGACTACCAGGCGGCCTGGCAGCGCGGCAGCGGCCTGGGCTCCATGGTGGGGGCCGGGCGGCGCAACGCCGGCTGGCAAGCTCCGGCCGAGCCACCCGTGCCCGCGGCGATGAAGGCGGCGGCGGCCGAGGCTGCGGGCCACGGGTTCAAGGTGGGGCAGTCGGTGTTCCACGCGAAGTTTGGTGAAGGAGTGGTGGTGACCTTGGAGGGATCGGGCCCCGATGCACGAGCGCAGGTGAACTTCGGCCGGCACGGCGCCAAGTGGCTGGCGCTGTCCATCGCCAAGCTCACGCCCATCGACTGA
- a CDS encoding GGDEF domain-containing protein: MNFAVVLPRAWRSPLVRGLSLLCLALGAATPAWATEPAVRAGDELAQLEYDARAHPVEVVRKLEGLLTQEVAPSPRRLEILRLLTGLHISLAQPDAAESLLQQVQDLARQGPAPLRRDAEVASNCLQGDLARLQGSLTRADEPLEEAMRLLDDSTAVPIHMSCLVIHASVEENLGRFDEAARLTQRALRLVDRGQPWRRSELLSSLAYTYLRAGQRERARHLNSEAKVLAQATEDWVSLSEAATVESILLTDEGQETKALQALSQSIQYARQAGDQFSVAMGLANLSDHYLRQGDYRQAFAQAQQALPLARQLRSSEIEQLADFNTGLALIAMRRKDEGLPLVREVLDQQRRADEVVAQAEALADLAHYLEKAGYLPEALQVYREHRAMSEQAFQRSQQKALVELQESFDAERRKHERSLLTDDNQLKEEALRQTELRFKLWALVMAGVGMAVLLLALLHRRMKATQKALHSVNERLKVQSEQDPLTGLANRRHFQRLMAQCEDAGGTLYLLDLDHFKRINDNFGHAGGDAVLIEVARRLQAVLREEDVVVRWGGEEFMILVPGEGGEPAELLAQRLLTALASLPVVVGPDRVAVTASIGFGSFPLQPQQLDVPWSMAIDLVDAAMYIAKTQGRNRAVGIRRMASSDLDAVARQMQDLEAAWRRDEAQLVEIHGPDVVGQTA; encoded by the coding sequence GTGAATTTCGCAGTCGTCCTCCCGCGGGCCTGGCGCTCGCCTCTGGTGCGCGGTCTGAGCCTGCTGTGTCTCGCACTGGGCGCGGCGACGCCGGCTTGGGCGACGGAGCCGGCGGTGCGCGCGGGCGACGAACTGGCTCAGCTGGAGTACGACGCCCGCGCCCACCCGGTCGAGGTGGTGCGCAAGCTCGAGGGGCTGCTGACCCAGGAGGTCGCGCCTTCGCCACGGCGACTGGAGATCCTGCGGCTGTTGACCGGGCTGCACATCAGCCTGGCACAGCCCGATGCGGCGGAGTCCCTGCTGCAGCAGGTGCAGGATCTGGCCCGCCAGGGGCCGGCCCCTCTCCGGCGCGACGCCGAGGTGGCCAGCAACTGTCTGCAGGGCGACCTCGCGCGCCTGCAGGGGTCGCTCACCCGGGCCGATGAGCCGCTGGAGGAGGCCATGCGCCTGCTGGACGACAGCACGGCGGTGCCCATCCACATGTCCTGCCTGGTGATCCATGCCTCGGTGGAGGAGAACCTGGGGCGCTTCGACGAGGCCGCGCGCCTGACCCAGCGGGCCCTGCGCCTGGTGGATCGTGGCCAACCCTGGCGTCGCAGCGAACTGCTCAGCAGCCTGGCCTACACCTACCTCCGGGCCGGCCAGCGGGAGCGGGCCCGCCACCTGAACAGCGAGGCCAAGGTGCTGGCGCAGGCCACCGAAGACTGGGTGTCCCTGTCCGAAGCGGCGACCGTGGAGTCCATCCTGCTGACCGACGAGGGGCAGGAGACGAAGGCCTTGCAGGCCCTGAGCCAGTCGATCCAGTACGCCCGGCAGGCCGGCGACCAGTTCAGCGTGGCCATGGGCCTGGCCAACCTCAGCGACCACTACCTGCGCCAGGGCGACTATCGGCAGGCCTTTGCCCAGGCCCAGCAGGCACTGCCGCTGGCCCGGCAGCTGCGCTCCAGCGAGATCGAGCAACTGGCCGACTTCAACACCGGGCTGGCGCTGATCGCCATGCGCCGCAAGGACGAGGGCCTGCCCCTGGTGCGGGAGGTGCTGGACCAGCAGCGCCGGGCCGACGAGGTCGTGGCGCAGGCCGAAGCCCTGGCCGATCTGGCGCACTATCTGGAGAAGGCCGGCTACCTCCCCGAGGCCCTGCAGGTCTACCGGGAACACCGCGCCATGTCGGAGCAGGCCTTCCAGCGCAGCCAGCAGAAGGCGCTGGTGGAGTTGCAGGAGAGCTTCGACGCCGAACGCCGCAAGCACGAGCGCAGCCTGCTGACCGACGACAACCAGCTCAAGGAAGAGGCGCTGCGCCAGACCGAGCTGCGCTTCAAGCTGTGGGCCCTGGTGATGGCCGGCGTGGGCATGGCGGTGCTGCTGCTGGCCCTGCTGCACCGCCGGATGAAAGCCACCCAGAAGGCCCTGCACAGCGTGAACGAGCGCCTGAAGGTGCAGAGCGAGCAGGACCCGCTGACCGGCCTGGCCAACCGCCGGCATTTCCAGCGCCTGATGGCCCAATGCGAAGACGCCGGCGGGACGCTCTATCTGCTGGACCTGGACCATTTCAAGCGCATCAACGACAACTTCGGCCATGCCGGCGGCGATGCGGTGCTGATCGAGGTGGCCAGGCGGCTGCAGGCGGTGCTGCGCGAGGAGGACGTGGTGGTGCGCTGGGGCGGCGAGGAGTTCATGATCCTGGTGCCGGGCGAGGGGGGCGAGCCCGCCGAGCTGCTGGCCCAGCGCCTGCTGACGGCGTTGGCCTCCTTGCCGGTGGTCGTCGGGCCCGACCGTGTGGCGGTCACCGCCTCGATCGGCTTCGGCAGCTTCCCGCTGCAGCCCCAGCAGCTGGACGTGCCCTGGTCCATGGCCATCGATCTGGTGGACGCGGCCATGTACATCGCCAAGACCCAGGGCCGCAACCGGGCGGTGGGCATCCGGCGCATGGCGTCCAGCGATCTGGACGCCGTGGCCCGCCAGATGCAGGACCTGGAGGCCGCGTGGCGCCGGGACGAGGCGCAGCTGGTCGAGATCCACGGCCCGGACGTGGTGGGGCAGACCGCATGA
- a CDS encoding GGDEF domain-containing protein codes for MTGPALHRRPGVWRLLLAAWWLAGAGMAGAMPVFQPGEGSLGRALSDVSEEWLHRGEDEPAAVLAELEHAPPPASGVSVIEWQRMRARTRGLVAARSGMEEDVRRALDTLASLSADAPGDSRFREELRGDQALIQAVLQDLLGHPVNAARQGRLADQAYDQACGSRQPAADCDYRAWWRALHLQAQRAEVRGDLVEALNLAERAHAVAELGLDPGLEGWSLAMQAVYQQALNHPDQARALIAQADRGVRRHGDIRSLIWVRFAEARLALEGGDATTALRLMQQALRLAEPLHSPRLQARILPSLSDLLRRVGRPREALQAVEQAYPVLRRHHELRGQPTLLHNGGLAKLQLGQVAQGRADLETALKLWESTGARAAMRVALQEGSDALAALGDVRGALDLLHREQALRGEINADNQAAILAQMRATYRTESERRELDLLERENALRSSHLQTQTLIERIWVAAIVLLGLAAGVVGMLALRARDATRRLRHSEALLRVQSERDPLTGLANRRHFREVLATRGGAAFRGALLLVDVDHFKRINDEFGHPAGDAVLIEVARRLDSSVRAGDLVCRWGGEEFLIYAPDLQGEALDVLALRVLRALGDEAVALDNGRFLPVSASLGYAAFPLPTHQIALGWERAVNLVDMALYTAKSMGRDRAVGIQSVAAGDALALQVLEADFEAARLAGEVELQVSLRREY; via the coding sequence ATGACCGGCCCGGCCCTGCATCGGCGCCCCGGCGTGTGGCGGCTGTTGCTGGCGGCCTGGTGGCTCGCGGGCGCCGGCATGGCGGGCGCGATGCCGGTGTTCCAGCCGGGTGAGGGGAGTCTCGGGCGCGCCTTGAGCGATGTCTCGGAGGAATGGCTCCACCGGGGCGAGGACGAGCCCGCGGCCGTGCTGGCCGAGCTGGAGCATGCGCCACCGCCCGCCAGCGGGGTCTCGGTCATCGAATGGCAGCGCATGCGGGCCCGCACCCGCGGACTGGTGGCCGCCCGCTCGGGCATGGAAGAGGATGTGCGCCGCGCCCTGGACACGCTGGCCTCCCTGTCGGCCGATGCCCCCGGAGATTCCCGCTTCCGCGAAGAACTGCGCGGCGACCAGGCCCTGATCCAGGCCGTGCTGCAGGACCTGCTGGGGCACCCGGTGAACGCGGCCCGGCAGGGACGCCTGGCGGACCAGGCCTACGACCAGGCCTGCGGTTCGCGCCAGCCCGCGGCCGATTGCGACTACCGGGCCTGGTGGCGGGCCCTGCACCTGCAGGCGCAGCGCGCCGAGGTGCGGGGGGATCTGGTGGAGGCCCTGAACCTGGCGGAACGGGCCCATGCCGTGGCAGAACTGGGGCTGGACCCTGGCCTGGAAGGGTGGAGCCTGGCCATGCAGGCGGTGTACCAGCAGGCGCTCAACCATCCGGACCAGGCCCGCGCCCTGATCGCCCAGGCCGACCGGGGCGTGCGGCGCCATGGCGATATCCGTTCCCTGATCTGGGTGCGTTTCGCCGAAGCCCGTCTGGCGCTGGAAGGCGGTGATGCGACCACTGCCCTGCGGCTGATGCAGCAGGCCCTGCGCCTGGCCGAGCCCCTGCATTCCCCCCGCTTGCAGGCCCGCATCCTGCCCAGCCTGAGCGACCTGTTGCGCCGGGTGGGCCGACCGCGCGAAGCCCTGCAGGCGGTGGAACAGGCCTACCCGGTCTTGCGGCGCCACCATGAGCTGCGCGGCCAACCCACGCTGCTGCACAACGGGGGGCTGGCCAAGCTGCAGCTGGGCCAGGTGGCCCAGGGTCGGGCCGATCTGGAGACCGCCCTCAAACTCTGGGAATCCACCGGTGCGCGGGCCGCCATGCGGGTGGCCCTGCAGGAAGGCTCCGACGCGCTGGCCGCACTCGGCGATGTGCGGGGGGCGCTGGACCTGCTGCACCGCGAGCAGGCCTTGCGTGGCGAGATCAACGCCGACAACCAGGCGGCCATCCTGGCCCAGATGCGGGCCACCTACCGCACCGAATCCGAGCGCCGCGAACTGGACCTGCTGGAGCGGGAGAACGCCCTGCGCTCATCCCACCTGCAGACCCAGACCCTGATCGAGCGGATCTGGGTGGCGGCCATCGTGCTGCTGGGCCTGGCCGCGGGGGTGGTGGGCATGCTGGCGCTGCGCGCCCGCGACGCCACCCGGCGCCTGCGCCACAGCGAGGCCCTGCTGAGGGTGCAGAGCGAGCGGGACCCGCTGACCGGCCTGGCCAACCGCCGTCACTTTCGCGAGGTGCTGGCCACCCGGGGCGGCGCCGCCTTCCGCGGTGCGCTGCTGCTGGTGGATGTGGACCACTTCAAGCGCATCAACGACGAGTTCGGTCACCCGGCTGGCGATGCGGTGCTGATCGAGGTGGCCCGCCGGCTGGACAGCTCGGTGCGCGCAGGCGACCTGGTCTGCCGCTGGGGCGGGGAGGAGTTCCTGATCTACGCCCCGGACCTGCAGGGCGAAGCCCTGGACGTGCTGGCCCTGCGGGTGCTGCGCGCCCTGGGGGATGAGGCGGTGGCCCTGGACAACGGGCGCTTCCTGCCGGTGTCGGCTTCGCTGGGCTATGCCGCCTTCCCGCTGCCCACGCACCAGATCGCCCTGGGCTGGGAGCGTGCGGTCAACCTGGTGGACATGGCGCTCTACACCGCCAAGTCCATGGGCCGCGACCGCGCGGTGGGGATCCAGTCGGTGGCCGCGGGGGATGCCCTGGCGCTGCAGGTGCTGGAGGCGGATTTCGAGGCCGCCCGGCTGGCGGGCGAGGTGGAACTTCAGGTGTCGCTGCGCCGCGAGTACTGA
- a CDS encoding BPSS1780 family membrane protein translates to MALILKTVPASQGLVWVRQGLREFVRHPLSYTALFMAFMLLGAIVSLLPGFGEVLVLAGIPLLTLAYMMATAASLRGVRPSLSVFVAPWRHLPVERRRGLLTLALGYAFLTLILLMACNLFDHGGVDDLMQGVSRNADPDELQRLADAPGVMAGMLARVTVTLLLSMPFWHAPALVCWVGQSPAQAMFSSVLALWRCRAAMLVYGLGWMGLMMFTGVVLSLLMVLLGGTSLMGLLSMPLALALTSAYYVSLFFTFRDSFGQAE, encoded by the coding sequence ATGGCACTGATCCTCAAAACGGTGCCGGCCTCGCAGGGGCTGGTCTGGGTGCGGCAGGGCCTGCGGGAGTTCGTTCGCCATCCGCTGAGCTACACGGCCCTGTTCATGGCCTTCATGCTGCTCGGGGCCATCGTCTCGCTGCTGCCAGGCTTTGGCGAAGTGCTGGTGCTGGCGGGCATTCCCCTGCTGACACTGGCCTACATGATGGCCACCGCCGCCAGCCTGCGGGGCGTGCGGCCCTCGCTGTCGGTCTTCGTCGCCCCCTGGCGGCACCTGCCGGTGGAGCGGCGCCGCGGCCTGCTCACGCTGGCCCTGGGCTACGCCTTCCTGACGCTGATCCTGCTGATGGCCTGCAACCTGTTCGACCACGGTGGCGTGGACGACCTGATGCAGGGGGTGAGCCGCAACGCCGACCCGGACGAGTTGCAACGCCTGGCCGATGCCCCCGGCGTGATGGCCGGCATGCTGGCCCGCGTCACCGTGACCCTGCTGCTGAGCATGCCCTTCTGGCACGCCCCCGCCCTGGTCTGCTGGGTCGGCCAATCGCCGGCACAGGCCATGTTCTCCAGCGTGCTGGCCCTGTGGCGCTGCCGCGCGGCCATGCTGGTCTACGGCCTGGGCTGGATGGGGCTGATGATGTTCACCGGGGTGGTGCTGAGCCTGCTGATGGTGTTGCTGGGCGGCACCTCGCTGATGGGCCTGCTGTCGATGCCGCTGGCCCTGGCGCTGACCTCCGCCTACTATGTCTCCCTGTTCTTCACCTTCCGCGACAGCTTCGGCCAGGCGGAGTGA
- a CDS encoding homoserine kinase — MAVYTEVSAEQAGSLLAQLGLGPLVAMQPIGSGIENTNYFVTTPEGEWVMTLFERLSHDQLPFYLRLMQHLAQRGLPVPEPRANAQGGLVQTVAGKPAALVNRLQGESLDAPDLHHCRELGGVLARMHLAVADFPLQQPNLRGLPWREATAPVVRPHLAPADAALLDQEMAHQRELHASAAYQALPAGAVHADLFRDNAMFAGLPGRERLSGVFDFYFAGTDTFVFDLAVVLNDWCVDLDSGRLDLPRAQALMSAYQAERPLSSTELRLLPALRRTAALRFWLSRLSDWHLPREASLLLPKDPAHFERVLRDAAERPWHADV; from the coding sequence ATGGCGGTTTACACCGAGGTCAGCGCCGAACAGGCCGGTTCGCTGCTTGCGCAGCTGGGCCTGGGTCCGCTGGTCGCGATGCAGCCCATCGGCAGCGGCATCGAGAACACCAACTACTTCGTCACCACGCCCGAGGGTGAATGGGTGATGACCCTGTTCGAGCGCCTGTCGCACGATCAGCTGCCCTTCTACCTGCGCCTGATGCAGCACCTGGCCCAGCGCGGCCTGCCGGTGCCCGAGCCCCGGGCCAATGCCCAGGGCGGGCTGGTGCAGACGGTGGCGGGCAAGCCGGCCGCCCTGGTCAACCGCCTGCAAGGCGAGAGCCTGGACGCGCCGGACCTGCACCATTGTCGCGAACTGGGCGGCGTGCTGGCCCGCATGCACCTGGCCGTGGCCGATTTCCCGCTGCAGCAGCCCAACCTGCGCGGCCTGCCCTGGCGCGAGGCCACCGCCCCGGTGGTGCGCCCCCATCTGGCCCCGGCCGATGCCGCCCTGCTGGACCAGGAAATGGCCCACCAGCGCGAGCTGCACGCCAGCGCGGCCTACCAGGCCCTGCCCGCCGGCGCCGTCCATGCCGACCTGTTCCGCGACAACGCGATGTTCGCCGGCCTGCCCGGCCGCGAGCGCCTGAGCGGTGTGTTCGACTTCTACTTCGCCGGCACCGACACCTTCGTCTTCGACCTGGCGGTGGTGCTCAACGACTGGTGCGTCGACCTGGACAGCGGCCGGCTGGATCTGCCACGCGCCCAGGCCCTGATGAGCGCCTATCAGGCCGAGCGGCCGCTCTCCAGCACCGAGCTGCGCCTGCTGCCCGCCCTGCGCCGCACCGCGGCCCTGCGCTTCTGGCTCTCGCGCCTGTCCGACTGGCACCTGCCGCGCGAGGCCAGCCTGCTCCTGCCCAAGGACCCGGCCCACTTCGAACGCGTGTTGCGCGACGCCGCCGAGCGCCCCTGGCACGCCGACGTCTGA